A portion of the Bifidobacterium lemurum genome contains these proteins:
- the lysS gene encoding lysine--tRNA ligase: MSELVENTENTEGVEGLESVENESAAPRMTTVERAEMLLAQDAAIRARIDDGATLDEAIDPGNKEFGPLAHPEQVQMRVAKRALMMKEGLNPYPVELDVTTTIEGLRAKYDGMLEAGAETEDVVGVAGRVLFIRNAGGLNFVQLAAGDGTKIQGMISKKEVGADSLKRFKQLVDLGDHLYLKGRVISSKTGELSVFATEWAIAAKALQPLPALHKELNEDTRTRKPYIGMIADDNIRNMVRNRSKAVASLRRTFDDHDFIEVETPMLQTVHGGAAARPFTTHMNAFDLDLYLRIAPELFLKRCLVGGIDRVFEINRDFRNEGVDATHAPEFTMVEAYQAYGNYNTIGALVKELVQKTAMDVFGSYTVTLLDGTEYDFGGEWKSMSMYDSLSEALGEEIIPNGGPDAPGTSVEELGAIADKLGVDRDDVENHGKLVEHLWEHFYEDKLYEPTFVRDFPVETSPLVKGHRSKPGVVEKWDLYVRGFELATGYSELNDPIVQRERFVDQAKAALAGDEEACDIDEDFLEALGVGMPPAGGTGMGIDRLLIALTGATIRETITFPLVKPLN, encoded by the coding sequence ATGTCTGAACTTGTCGAAAACACCGAAAACACAGAAGGCGTCGAGGGGCTGGAGAGCGTCGAGAACGAATCCGCCGCGCCCCGGATGACCACCGTCGAACGCGCCGAAATGCTGCTGGCGCAGGATGCCGCCATTCGCGCGCGCATCGACGACGGCGCCACCTTGGATGAGGCCATCGATCCGGGCAACAAGGAATTCGGCCCGCTGGCGCATCCCGAGCAGGTGCAGATGCGCGTGGCCAAGCGCGCCCTCATGATGAAGGAAGGCCTCAACCCCTATCCGGTGGAGCTGGACGTCACCACCACCATCGAGGGTCTGCGCGCCAAATACGACGGCATGCTGGAAGCCGGCGCCGAAACCGAGGATGTGGTGGGCGTCGCCGGCCGCGTGCTTTTCATCCGCAACGCGGGCGGCTTGAACTTCGTGCAGCTCGCCGCCGGCGACGGCACCAAAATCCAGGGCATGATCTCCAAGAAGGAGGTCGGCGCCGACTCGCTCAAGCGGTTCAAGCAGCTCGTCGACTTGGGTGACCACCTGTATCTCAAGGGCCGCGTCATCTCCTCCAAGACGGGCGAGTTGAGCGTGTTCGCCACCGAGTGGGCCATCGCCGCCAAGGCGCTGCAGCCGCTGCCCGCCCTGCATAAGGAGCTGAACGAAGACACCCGCACCCGCAAGCCGTATATCGGCATGATCGCGGACGACAACATCCGTAACATGGTGCGCAACCGTTCCAAGGCCGTGGCCTCGCTGCGCCGCACCTTCGACGACCACGACTTCATCGAGGTGGAGACCCCGATGCTGCAGACCGTGCACGGCGGCGCCGCGGCACGCCCGTTCACCACGCATATGAACGCCTTCGACCTCGACCTGTATCTGCGCATCGCTCCGGAACTGTTTTTGAAGCGCTGCCTGGTCGGCGGCATCGACCGCGTGTTCGAAATCAACCGCGACTTCCGCAACGAGGGCGTCGACGCCACGCACGCCCCCGAATTCACCATGGTCGAGGCCTATCAGGCGTACGGCAACTACAACACCATCGGCGCGCTCGTCAAGGAGCTCGTGCAGAAGACGGCCATGGACGTGTTCGGCTCGTATACGGTGACCCTGCTCGACGGCACCGAATACGACTTCGGCGGCGAATGGAAGTCCATGAGCATGTACGATTCGCTGTCCGAAGCGCTGGGCGAGGAGATCATCCCCAACGGCGGACCCGACGCGCCCGGCACCTCCGTGGAGGAGCTCGGTGCCATCGCCGACAAGCTCGGCGTGGACCGCGACGATGTGGAGAACCATGGCAAGCTCGTCGAACACCTGTGGGAGCACTTCTACGAGGACAAGCTCTACGAGCCGACCTTCGTGCGCGACTTCCCCGTGGAGACCTCGCCGCTGGTCAAGGGCCACCGTTCCAAGCCCGGCGTGGTGGAGAAGTGGGATCTGTACGTGCGTGGCTTCGAGCTGGCCACCGGCTACTCCGAGCTCAACGATCCGATCGTGCAGCGCGAACGCTTCGTGGATCAGGCCAAGGCCGCGCTCGCGGGCGACGAGGAGGCCTGCGACATCGACGAGGACTTCCTGGAGGCGCTTGGCGTGGGCATGCCCCCGGCGGGCGGCACCGGTATGGGTATCGACCGTCTGCTGATCGCGCTCACCGGCGCGACCATCCGTGAGACGATCACATTCCCGCTGGTGAAGCCGCTGAACTAA
- a CDS encoding DUF2530 domain-containing protein has protein sequence MKFAPIIDPAARKPAPKPVRVDLRKAFGIGTGLWILALLICLLLRTLGIDTHDLVYVCEAGVVIGILLLVWEFFDRWDYRRLGK, from the coding sequence ATGAAATTCGCCCCCATCATCGACCCGGCGGCGCGCAAGCCCGCGCCCAAGCCCGTGCGCGTGGATCTGCGCAAGGCCTTCGGCATCGGCACCGGACTGTGGATACTGGCGCTGCTGATCTGCCTGCTGCTGCGCACGCTCGGCATCGACACGCACGACCTCGTCTACGTGTGCGAGGCGGGCGTGGTGATCGGCATCCTTCTGCTGGTGTGGGAGTTCTTCGACCGTTGGGATTACCGCCGTCTGGGCAAGTAG
- a CDS encoding C40 family peptidase, whose product MKSKQVAAICAAVAMCGVSFAFVAPSATADDSETVTSARSFPKATAVKKNLYAEAVSTTVEEDSDWGSIESLDVPQTQSQAEKDAEAQAQAEEEAAAQAQAADRSQQRESLTTTTVATPSVPASADASALASYASQFAGYPYVYGGNTPSGWDCSGFTQYVFAQFGKDIGRTTYAQVNAGTHVSDPQPGDLMISTDLSHAGIYLGNGLMIHAMNASMGTGISSVASVTPSSYYYIRVL is encoded by the coding sequence ATGAAGAGTAAACAAGTAGCAGCGATATGCGCCGCCGTTGCGATGTGCGGCGTCTCTTTCGCCTTCGTGGCTCCCAGCGCGACGGCCGACGATTCGGAAACCGTCACTTCCGCCCGTTCGTTCCCGAAGGCCACCGCGGTGAAGAAGAATCTCTACGCCGAAGCGGTTTCCACCACTGTGGAAGAGGACTCCGATTGGGGTTCCATCGAATCCCTCGACGTGCCGCAGACCCAGTCCCAGGCTGAGAAGGACGCCGAAGCCCAGGCCCAGGCCGAGGAAGAGGCCGCCGCCCAAGCGCAGGCCGCCGACCGTTCCCAACAGCGTGAGTCTCTGACCACCACCACGGTCGCGACGCCGTCCGTGCCCGCCAGCGCCGACGCCTCCGCGCTGGCCTCCTATGCCTCGCAGTTCGCCGGCTATCCGTATGTGTACGGCGGCAACACGCCCTCCGGCTGGGATTGCTCCGGCTTCACGCAGTACGTGTTCGCCCAGTTCGGCAAGGATATCGGCCGCACCACATACGCCCAGGTCAACGCCGGCACCCATGTGTCCGATCCGCAGCCCGGCGACCTGATGATCTCCACCGATCTGTCCCATGCCGGCATCTATCTCGGCAACGGCCTGATGATCCACGCGATGAACGCCTCGATGGGCACCGGAATCTCCTCGGTCGCTTCGGTGACTCCGAGCAGCTACTATTACATCCGAGTGCTGTAA
- a CDS encoding CHAP domain-containing protein, with protein sequence MKHAAHKATAGSRQQFSFAKALFSSGKGFHCVRRVRAAQAANGGVVLGLDPAVAEKLNEVAPLTRRSIREAARAAERRNIMLSSASLAALVGTAATAMAFANPDETNTLLADASTTTTQMNRITSASSTVSRSEARESLSSDTAATQQTSNEGDWQLGDMSSLDTSLMSRSQANNPVVAALMDGDYGLLPDGFDPNHAVGTESNQYPWGQCTWYVYQRRAELGLPTSGTFGDARSWGVSASSLGYWVDNTARHTGDVVVFSPGQENADSYYGHVAVVEKVNADGSIEISESNANGLGVVSTRTFTAEQAAQFTYIHY encoded by the coding sequence ATGAAGCATGCCGCGCATAAAGCAACTGCAGGTTCCCGCCAGCAGTTCAGCTTCGCAAAGGCACTGTTCTCTTCCGGCAAGGGATTCCATTGCGTGCGTAGGGTGCGCGCCGCGCAGGCCGCCAACGGCGGCGTGGTGCTGGGGCTTGATCCCGCCGTGGCGGAGAAGCTCAACGAGGTCGCTCCGTTGACCCGTCGTTCCATCCGTGAGGCGGCCCGCGCCGCCGAACGCCGCAACATCATGCTGTCCTCCGCCTCTCTGGCGGCTCTCGTGGGCACCGCGGCGACCGCGATGGCATTCGCCAACCCGGACGAGACCAACACCCTGCTGGCCGACGCTTCGACCACCACCACGCAGATGAATCGCATCACCAGCGCCTCGTCCACCGTCTCCCGCTCCGAAGCCCGTGAATCGCTGTCCTCCGACACCGCCGCCACCCAGCAGACCTCGAATGAGGGCGACTGGCAGCTAGGCGACATGTCCTCCCTCGACACCAGTCTGATGTCCCGCTCCCAGGCGAACAATCCGGTCGTCGCAGCGTTGATGGACGGGGACTACGGCCTGCTGCCCGACGGTTTCGACCCGAACCATGCGGTCGGCACGGAAAGCAACCAGTACCCGTGGGGCCAGTGCACCTGGTATGTCTACCAGCGCCGCGCCGAGCTCGGCCTTCCCACCAGCGGCACCTTCGGCGATGCCCGCAGCTGGGGAGTCTCCGCCTCCTCGCTGGGCTATTGGGTCGACAACACCGCCCGCCACACCGGCGACGTCGTGGTGTTCTCCCCGGGGCAGGAAAACGCCGATTCCTACTATGGCCATGTGGCCGTGGTGGAGAAGGTGAACGCGGACGGTTCCATCGAGATCAGCGAATCGAACGCCAACGGCCTGGGAGTGGTTTCCACCCGCACCTTCACCGCCGAACAGGCGGCGCAGTTCACCTACATCCACTACTGA
- a CDS encoding phosphoglyceromutase has product MSYKLVLLRHGQSAWNKTNQFTGWVDVPLTEQGVEEAKNGGRLLKEKNVLPDIVFTSMLRRAINTANVALDEADRLWIPVKRNWRLNERHYGALQGKNKTEIREEYGDEKFMLWRRSYATPPPEIDPNDQYSQNGDPRYAGDPVPETECLADVVERVKPYFESDIIPELKAGKTVLIAAHGNSLRAIVKMLDDLTEEEIAKVNIPTAMPLLYELDENFKPIKPRGEYLDPEAAAAGAAAVAAQGQK; this is encoded by the coding sequence ATGTCTTACAAACTAGTACTGCTCCGTCACGGACAGAGCGCATGGAATAAAACCAATCAGTTCACCGGCTGGGTCGACGTCCCGCTGACCGAGCAGGGTGTCGAGGAAGCCAAGAACGGCGGCCGTCTGCTCAAGGAGAAGAACGTCCTTCCCGACATCGTCTTCACCTCGATGCTGCGTCGCGCCATCAACACCGCCAACGTCGCGCTGGATGAGGCCGATCGCCTGTGGATCCCCGTCAAGCGCAACTGGCGTCTCAACGAGCGTCATTACGGCGCTCTGCAGGGCAAGAACAAGACCGAGATCCGCGAGGAGTACGGCGACGAGAAGTTCATGCTGTGGCGCCGCTCCTACGCGACCCCGCCGCCGGAGATCGACCCGAACGACCAGTACTCCCAGAACGGCGATCCGCGCTACGCGGGCGATCCGGTTCCGGAGACCGAGTGCCTGGCCGACGTGGTCGAGCGCGTGAAGCCGTACTTCGAGTCCGACATCATCCCGGAGCTCAAGGCCGGCAAGACCGTGCTGATCGCCGCCCACGGCAACAGCCTGCGCGCCATCGTGAAGATGCTTGACGACCTCACCGAAGAGGAGATCGCCAAGGTCAACATCCCGACCGCGATGCCGCTGCTGTACGAGCTGGACGAGAACTTCAAGCCGATCAAGCCGCGTGGCGAGTATCTGGATCCGGAGGCCGCCGCCGCCGGTGCCGCCGCCGTCGCCGCCCAGGGCCAGAAGTGA
- the phoU gene encoding phosphate signaling complex protein PhoU, producing MRVIFNEEMKQVADDLDRMAQRVRSAINGAGEALLKQDVEAAQAVIDGDIEIDALESSVIDQCVKLLAKQNPVATDLRVVVSTLRLAATFERMGDLARHLAEAARRTYPASPLPAEAQDLFAQMQDFLNVTADRMVTMLSDRDTKTAEQVIMDDDQLDVLHRQTFALASDENTPMSRQQVIDVILLGRFMERLGDHAVSAARRVVFIVSGFDPSKEPTRDEGTDID from the coding sequence ATGCGCGTTATTTTCAACGAGGAGATGAAGCAGGTCGCGGACGACCTCGATCGCATGGCGCAGCGTGTGCGCAGCGCGATCAACGGCGCCGGCGAAGCGCTGCTCAAGCAGGACGTCGAGGCCGCGCAGGCCGTCATCGACGGCGACATCGAAATCGACGCGTTGGAATCCAGCGTGATCGACCAGTGCGTGAAGCTGCTCGCCAAGCAGAATCCCGTCGCCACCGATCTGCGCGTGGTGGTCTCCACGCTGCGTCTGGCCGCCACCTTCGAGCGTATGGGCGATCTGGCCCGCCATCTGGCCGAGGCCGCGCGACGCACCTATCCGGCTTCCCCGCTGCCCGCCGAGGCGCAGGACCTGTTCGCCCAGATGCAGGACTTCCTGAACGTCACCGCGGACCGTATGGTGACCATGCTTTCCGACCGCGACACCAAAACCGCCGAGCAGGTCATTATGGACGACGACCAGCTCGACGTGCTGCATCGCCAGACCTTCGCGCTGGCTTCGGATGAGAACACGCCGATGTCCCGACAGCAGGTGATCGACGTGATCCTGCTCGGCCGTTTCATGGAGCGTCTCGGCGACCATGCCGTCTCCGCCGCGCGTCGCGTGGTGTTCATCGTCTCCGGTTTCGATCCGAGCAAGGAGCCGACCCGCGACGAAGGCACCGACATCGACTGA
- a CDS encoding sensor histidine kinase: MRRFKAQRRPDDEDNLEDLPDDTATLLSMLTVASIVVDAQDEVVRSSPDAYRLGVVQDDAIAIDEVMRAVHEVRAAGGRRMFDLTTSTPERFISMPSEAAASTGVVETASVRRPNWLKVTVGRINERFVVVLIDDVSDAVRFGQVRDSFITNVSEQLLGPTEALVVLADNLERGGADEERIARDARQVRDSCEKLNHMVADLLLLIKAQEPVTPSSANRLDLLEQVRHVADQLRPQAVAAGVGLHVDGDEGVIVNGEVDQIRTAITKLVENAIGYSPQGKSVSVAVSRAKTGDHAMVRVLDQGRGIAKEDQSRVFERFYRGTEQTSRTENGVGLGLAIVKHVALTHHGDVAVWSVPGSGSTFTLSLPLAR; the protein is encoded by the coding sequence ATGCGCCGGTTCAAGGCGCAGCGTCGGCCGGATGACGAGGACAATCTGGAGGATCTTCCCGATGATACGGCGACGCTGCTGTCCATGCTGACGGTGGCCTCGATTGTGGTCGACGCGCAGGACGAGGTGGTGCGTTCCAGTCCGGACGCCTACCGCTTGGGAGTGGTGCAGGACGACGCCATCGCCATCGACGAGGTGATGCGCGCCGTCCATGAGGTTCGGGCCGCCGGCGGGCGACGCATGTTCGACCTGACCACCAGCACGCCGGAACGGTTCATCAGCATGCCCAGCGAGGCCGCCGCCTCCACGGGCGTGGTGGAGACCGCTTCGGTGCGCCGGCCGAATTGGCTGAAGGTCACGGTTGGACGCATCAACGAACGTTTCGTGGTGGTTCTGATCGACGATGTGAGCGATGCGGTGCGGTTCGGACAGGTGCGCGACTCCTTCATCACCAATGTGTCCGAACAGTTGCTGGGGCCCACCGAGGCGCTGGTGGTGTTGGCCGACAATCTGGAGCGTGGGGGAGCGGATGAGGAGCGGATCGCGCGGGATGCCCGACAGGTGCGCGACTCATGCGAGAAACTCAACCATATGGTCGCCGATCTGCTGCTGCTGATCAAAGCGCAGGAGCCTGTCACCCCGTCGTCGGCGAACCGTCTCGATCTGCTCGAACAGGTCCGCCACGTGGCCGATCAGCTTCGTCCGCAAGCCGTCGCGGCGGGTGTGGGTCTGCATGTCGATGGGGACGAGGGCGTGATAGTCAACGGCGAGGTCGATCAGATTCGCACCGCCATCACCAAGCTGGTGGAGAACGCCATCGGCTATTCGCCCCAGGGCAAGTCGGTGTCCGTGGCGGTTTCACGCGCCAAAACCGGCGACCATGCGATGGTGCGGGTGCTCGACCAGGGGCGCGGCATCGCCAAGGAGGACCAGTCGCGCGTGTTCGAGCGGTTCTATCGCGGCACCGAGCAGACCAGTCGTACGGAAAACGGCGTGGGTCTGGGCTTGGCGATCGTCAAACATGTGGCGCTCACCCATCACGGCGATGTGGCGGTGTGGAGCGTTCCCGGCAGCGGCAGCACATTCACCCTCAGCCTGCCCCTGGCCCGGTAG
- the menA gene encoding 1,4-dihydroxy-2-naphthoate octaprenyltransferase: MAVSIWIRGMRPRTLPASIAPVLVGAAAAWSGSVEQRWYCDVVGLAAVEVSGGCDTAAVADGAPSAWFWMAFVACLIVALALQIAVNFANDYSDGIRGTDAGRGGIDGNGRNGGKGGNNGSIRNDANGRDDATNRNGGNASAVGPARLVASGVNPKHVLAAAGIAAAVACVAGLVVIIAGQHWWLLAVGVAALAAGWFYTGGKHPYGYAGWGEAFVFVFFGLVATVGTRYAITGSIVADHLWTGAIVAGLNAVALLMINNIRDIPADRAAGKRTYAARVGLGKATTSLYMVLALSVLLSLLAFNSMRMRWGDVTMSGVWLAVPLAYAVYVGMCVRKSDYRRALGAVGMYALLSSLCWVVVFIGYAQFLASW, from the coding sequence ATGGCCGTTTCGATATGGATTCGCGGCATGCGGCCGCGCACGTTGCCGGCGTCGATCGCACCGGTGCTGGTGGGCGCGGCGGCGGCTTGGTCGGGCTCGGTGGAACAGCGGTGGTATTGCGATGTGGTGGGGCTGGCCGCAGTCGAGGTCTCCGGTGGTTGCGATACGGCCGCGGTGGCCGACGGCGCTCCTTCGGCATGGTTCTGGATGGCCTTCGTGGCATGTCTGATTGTGGCGCTGGCGTTGCAGATCGCGGTGAATTTCGCGAACGACTACTCCGACGGCATCCGCGGCACGGATGCGGGGCGCGGCGGAATCGATGGGAATGGTCGAAACGGCGGCAAAGGTGGCAATAACGGGAGTATCCGGAACGACGCGAACGGTCGGGACGACGCCACCAATCGCAACGGTGGGAACGCCTCGGCTGTCGGCCCCGCCCGTCTTGTGGCGTCGGGAGTGAATCCCAAACATGTGTTGGCGGCCGCCGGCATCGCCGCCGCCGTGGCCTGCGTGGCCGGACTTGTGGTGATCATCGCGGGCCAGCACTGGTGGCTGCTGGCGGTGGGCGTCGCCGCCTTGGCCGCCGGCTGGTTCTACACCGGCGGCAAACACCCCTACGGGTATGCCGGATGGGGCGAGGCCTTCGTGTTCGTGTTCTTCGGCTTGGTCGCCACGGTGGGCACCCGCTATGCCATTACGGGCTCGATCGTCGCCGACCATCTCTGGACCGGTGCCATCGTCGCCGGGCTGAACGCGGTGGCGCTGCTGATGATCAACAATATCCGCGACATCCCCGCCGACCGTGCCGCCGGCAAACGCACCTACGCCGCGCGGGTCGGCTTGGGCAAGGCGACGACGTCGCTGTACATGGTGCTGGCGCTGTCCGTTCTGCTCAGTCTGCTGGCGTTCAACTCGATGCGGATGCGGTGGGGCGACGTGACGATGTCCGGTGTATGGCTGGCGGTGCCGCTCGCGTATGCCGTGTATGTCGGCATGTGTGTGCGCAAAAGCGACTATCGCAGGGCTTTGGGCGCGGTCGGGATGTACGCGTTGCTCTCCTCTCTGTGCTGGGTGGTGGTGTTCATCGGATACGCGCAATTCCTTGCGTCATGGTGA
- the serC gene encoding phosphoserine transaminase — protein MPITVNIPQSMLPEDGRFGAGPSKIRPDQVAALNDGATTLLGTSHRQAPVKRVVASIREGLQEFFQLPDGYEIALGNGGASAFWEVACASLITRKAAFGTYGSFSSKFAKSAALAPFLEKPAVYAGEPGTYRLPELTDEADTYCWAHNETSTGVAAPVLHVPGSREQGAITVIDGTSAAGALRVDANEFDVYYFSPQKAFGSDGGLWVALLSPAAVERAAYVEQSAKLEGSRRWVPPFLSLTQALENSRKDQTLNTPAVATLVMMENQIRWMNGNGGLDWSATRCAKSASLLYSWAERSEYARPFVADPAARSNAVVTIDLDDTVNANQVVGLLRDNGIVDTSGYRKLGRNQLRVGVFPSVEPADVIALTHCVDYIVERLV, from the coding sequence ATGCCTATCACAGTGAACATCCCCCAATCCATGCTTCCCGAGGACGGCCGCTTCGGCGCGGGCCCCAGCAAAATCCGTCCCGATCAGGTGGCGGCGCTCAACGACGGCGCCACCACGCTGCTGGGCACCTCGCATCGTCAAGCGCCGGTGAAGCGCGTCGTCGCCTCCATTCGCGAGGGATTGCAGGAGTTCTTCCAGCTGCCCGACGGCTATGAGATCGCGTTGGGCAACGGCGGTGCCAGCGCGTTCTGGGAGGTGGCCTGCGCTTCGCTGATCACCCGCAAGGCCGCGTTCGGCACCTACGGCTCGTTCAGCTCGAAATTCGCCAAATCCGCGGCTCTGGCACCGTTCCTGGAGAAGCCGGCCGTCTACGCGGGCGAGCCCGGCACCTACCGTCTGCCCGAACTCACCGACGAGGCGGACACCTACTGCTGGGCGCATAACGAAACCTCCACCGGCGTGGCGGCCCCCGTTCTCCACGTACCCGGCAGCCGCGAGCAGGGCGCGATCACCGTGATCGACGGCACCAGCGCCGCGGGCGCCCTGCGCGTCGACGCGAACGAATTCGACGTCTACTATTTCTCCCCGCAGAAAGCGTTCGGTTCCGACGGCGGCCTGTGGGTGGCGCTGCTCTCCCCCGCCGCCGTCGAGCGTGCGGCCTATGTGGAGCAAAGCGCCAAACTGGAGGGCTCCCGCCGCTGGGTGCCGCCTTTCCTTTCGCTCACCCAGGCGTTGGAGAACTCCCGCAAGGACCAGACCTTGAACACGCCGGCCGTGGCCACGCTGGTGATGATGGAGAACCAGATCCGTTGGATGAACGGCAACGGCGGATTGGACTGGTCCGCCACCCGTTGCGCGAAGTCGGCCTCCCTGCTGTATTCGTGGGCGGAACGCAGCGAGTACGCGCGTCCGTTCGTCGCCGATCCCGCGGCGCGTTCCAACGCCGTGGTGACCATCGACCTCGACGATACCGTCAATGCGAATCAGGTGGTGGGGCTGCTGCGCGACAACGGCATCGTGGACACCTCCGGATACCGCAAACTGGGCCGCAACCAGCTGCGCGTCGGCGTGTTCCCGTCCGTGGAGCCCGCGGATGTGATCGCGCTGACTCATTGCGTCGACTACATCGTCGAGCGACTCGTCTGA
- a CDS encoding OsmC family protein, whose product MGKRLWVERNKDGSWDAFSDDGAHIKFGKDRGQFTPGDLMKIALAGCAALSSQFAIEHTLGEGKGAKIVVDGTYDADHDAYINFNEQLVVDATDADLSDEDAAKLAERITRHVDKGCTVKHTYVQETPVRMDVTVRR is encoded by the coding sequence ATGGGCAAGCGACTGTGGGTCGAGCGCAATAAGGACGGCAGCTGGGACGCGTTCAGCGACGACGGCGCGCATATCAAATTCGGCAAGGACCGCGGCCAGTTCACGCCGGGCGATCTGATGAAGATCGCGCTGGCCGGCTGCGCGGCGCTGTCCAGCCAGTTCGCCATCGAACACACGCTGGGCGAGGGCAAGGGCGCGAAAATCGTCGTGGACGGCACCTACGACGCCGACCATGACGCCTACATCAACTTCAACGAACAGCTGGTGGTCGACGCCACCGACGCCGATCTGAGCGACGAGGACGCCGCCAAGCTGGCCGAACGCATCACCCGCCATGTGGACAAGGGCTGCACCGTGAAGCACACCTATGTGCAGGAGACCCCCGTGCGCATGGATGTGACGGTTCGCCGCTAG
- a CDS encoding universal stress protein — protein sequence MINDKAILVGVDGSHASYKATWWAANYAKHAGLTLQIVCAYSLPSYAAVSFDATYTAMGDDNAAHSDAQEILSKAKAIADEQGVEAATLIVTGDPASVFVELSRNYNLIVIGNRGKGGLAERLLGTTSSSLPAYAYCPIVVVPYTDDDGNLMHLNNTITKVAVGSDESKWGLKALEIAADFADVWGAELDVLSAVPNLKGVEGEEGVMDSYMEDLSVRLKPLQESHPNLTINKQIVSGPAVNALTKASYDHDVVVVGSRGRGGFTGLLLGSTSQGLLQHAVGPVYVVPRKYVEAAESRLDTVPSSPAEVPTMALEDISGVEEVPVAKADAATVVEIETTIDPERQG from the coding sequence ATGATCAACGACAAGGCCATTCTCGTCGGTGTTGACGGGTCGCATGCCAGTTATAAGGCCACGTGGTGGGCCGCGAACTACGCCAAGCATGCCGGGCTGACGCTGCAGATCGTGTGCGCGTATTCGCTGCCGAGCTATGCAGCGGTGTCGTTCGATGCCACATATACCGCCATGGGGGACGATAACGCCGCGCATTCCGACGCGCAGGAGATTCTTTCGAAGGCCAAGGCCATCGCCGACGAACAGGGCGTCGAAGCCGCCACATTGATCGTCACCGGCGATCCCGCCTCCGTGTTCGTGGAGCTGAGCCGCAACTACAACCTCATCGTGATCGGTAACCGAGGCAAGGGCGGCCTGGCCGAGCGTCTGCTGGGCACCACCTCGTCGTCGCTGCCCGCCTACGCGTACTGCCCGATCGTGGTCGTGCCCTACACCGACGACGACGGCAATCTGATGCACCTGAACAACACCATCACCAAGGTGGCGGTGGGCTCCGACGAATCCAAGTGGGGCCTGAAGGCGCTTGAGATCGCCGCGGACTTCGCCGACGTGTGGGGCGCCGAGCTCGACGTGCTCTCCGCCGTGCCGAACCTGAAAGGCGTCGAAGGCGAGGAAGGCGTGATGGACTCCTATATGGAGGATCTGTCCGTGCGCTTGAAGCCGCTGCAGGAGAGCCATCCCAATCTGACCATCAACAAGCAGATCGTGTCCGGTCCGGCCGTGAACGCGCTGACCAAGGCCAGCTACGACCATGACGTGGTCGTCGTCGGCTCGCGTGGACGCGGCGGCTTCACCGGCCTGCTGCTCGGCTCCACCAGCCAGGGACTGCTGCAGCATGCGGTCGGCCCGGTGTATGTGGTGCCGCGCAAGTACGTCGAGGCCGCGGAATCCCGTCTCGACACCGTGCCGAGCTCGCCCGCCGAGGTTCCGACGATGGCCCTGGAGGACATCTCCGGCGTCGAGGAGGTGCCGGTGGCCAAGGCCGATGCGGCGACGGTCGTCGAAATCGAGACCACCATCGATCCCGAACGTCAGGGCTGA
- a CDS encoding NlpC/P60 family protein has translation MKSSAISSSIAACAAAACLFAYVPTATASDDTVTSTRSFPSITTVRKDLTVESTSTQVDEDADWGSIESLDVPQTQSQAEKDAEAQAQAEEEAEAAAQAAEQAQAASRNSSRESLSSSSWTDAGSSSSSGAAAAVDRAYSLIGASMDCTALVTAALAARGISFQGWPEDYLNVPGGYVVTDGSLQAGDILIYADTGGWNGGAHYDHVALYVGNGQAIHGGWNGSTVALASAMTNKLTAVVRIP, from the coding sequence ATGAAGTCTTCTGCGATTTCCTCATCCATCGCCGCGTGCGCCGCGGCCGCCTGCCTCTTCGCCTACGTGCCGACGGCCACCGCCTCGGACGATACCGTCACCTCCACCCGTTCCTTCCCCTCCATCACCACGGTGCGCAAGGACCTGACGGTGGAAAGCACATCCACGCAGGTCGATGAGGACGCCGATTGGGGCTCCATCGAATCCCTTGACGTGCCGCAGACCCAGTCCCAGGCCGAGAAGGACGCCGAAGCCCAGGCCCAGGCCGAGGAAGAGGCCGAGGCCGCCGCCCAAGCCGCCGAACAGGCGCAGGCCGCCAGCCGCAACAGCTCCCGCGAATCGCTGTCCTCATCGTCGTGGACCGACGCCGGCAGCAGCAGCTCGTCAGGTGCCGCTGCCGCGGTCGACCGCGCGTATTCGCTGATCGGCGCGAGTATGGACTGCACCGCTCTGGTGACCGCCGCCCTCGCCGCGCGCGGCATCAGCTTCCAAGGCTGGCCCGAGGACTACCTCAATGTGCCCGGAGGCTATGTGGTCACCGACGGCAGCCTGCAGGCCGGCGACATTCTCATCTACGCCGACACCGGCGGTTGGAACGGTGGCGCCCATTACGATCATGTGGCGCTGTATGTGGGCAACGGGCAGGCCATTCACGGCGGCTGGAACGGTTCCACCGTGGCGTTGGCCAGCGCGATGACCAACAAATTGACCGCCGTCGTCCGCATTCCGTAG